One window of the Arthrobacter sp. zg-Y919 genome contains the following:
- a CDS encoding NUDIX domain-containing protein gives MTREEEQFLYAPREYPSVALTVDLVVFAVKGRTLHAAFVRRGGHPFKGALALPGGFVGPDEDALTAAWRELQEETGLDLGSHRAYVEQLATYSSPVRDPRMRVVSVAHLALLGTDGSALPALNPGTGTAAAQWLPVYDVLAHETLAFDHREILSAALDRLAGKIEYSLTAARLLPEEFTLNQLRRVYQAVWNTDKLDAGNFTRKMAGALHDTGRKVVRGKGAPAAVFTVKDEYLSPPMMRPAGG, from the coding sequence ATGACACGCGAAGAAGAGCAGTTCCTGTACGCGCCCAGGGAGTATCCCTCCGTAGCGCTGACCGTGGATCTGGTCGTCTTCGCCGTCAAAGGAAGGACCCTCCACGCAGCCTTCGTCCGCCGCGGAGGGCATCCCTTCAAGGGTGCCTTGGCTCTGCCCGGCGGCTTCGTGGGACCGGATGAGGATGCCCTCACGGCCGCGTGGCGCGAGCTGCAGGAGGAAACCGGGCTGGACCTGGGCTCGCACCGCGCCTACGTCGAGCAGCTCGCCACCTACAGTTCACCTGTCCGCGATCCGCGCATGCGCGTCGTATCCGTCGCGCATCTGGCGCTGCTTGGAACCGACGGCAGCGCCCTGCCCGCGCTGAACCCGGGCACCGGCACCGCTGCCGCGCAGTGGCTGCCCGTGTATGACGTCCTTGCCCACGAGACGCTTGCCTTCGACCACCGTGAGATCCTTAGTGCCGCTCTTGACCGCCTCGCCGGCAAGATCGAATACAGTCTCACCGCTGCCAGGCTCCTGCCTGAAGAGTTCACCCTCAACCAACTGCGCCGGGTGTACCAGGCCGTGTGGAACACCGACAAGCTCGACGCCGGCAACTTCACCCGCAAGATGGCCGGCGCGCTGCATGACACCGGACGCAAGGTCGTGCGCGGGAAGGGCGCCCCCGCAGCGGTGTTCACCGTCAAGGACGAGTACCTCAGCCCGCCGATGATGCGCCCCGCTGGGGGATGA